The genomic segment CAATACACAGTATATACACTTGTGTACGGCCGTCAAGAGCTCGCGATGGCAAGAGAGGGCCTGCGCGGCGGGTCGGGACGTTTCGCCGCGCGGATGGGACGTTTGTCGGCAATTGCTGCCATTGGGAGGATACGATGGAAAAGTGGAGAAATGGTGCAACGCACCACTTGTGCACACGTTTGCACAAAGTGGGGGTGGCTGCCGTGTATCCGACCATCAAGGACGTCGCCAAACGGGCGGGGGTGTCGCCGTCGACGGTGTCGCGCGTCATCGCCGACCACCCCCGGATCAGTAGGGCGACGAAAGAACGTGTTCGGGCGGCCATGCGGGAGCTGAACTACCAGCCCAACGCGGCGGCCCGCAGTCTGGTCCGGCGCCGAACGCAAACCATCGGCGTCGCCTTGTCACGCTCGACGGAAGCCGCCCTCGCCAACCCCTTCTTCCCCGAAGTGCTGCGAGGCATCGGCGCGGCAGCCCGCTTAGCTCGCTACTCCCTCACGCTGACTACCGCCACCTCCTACGACGAAGAACGGCAGCAATGCATGGAGCTTTTGACCCAGCGCCGGGTCGACGGCCTCATCGTGCTGGCGTCGCACACGGACGACCCGCTCATCGACTGGCTGGACGAGCGCGGGCATCCGTTCGTCGTGCTCGGGCGCGTGCCGGGACGCGACGTGCCGCACGTCAACAACGACAACGTGGCCGCGGCGCGGGAAGCGACGCAGCACCTGCTGGAGCTGGGCCACCGGCGCATCGCGTTTGTCGGCGGCCCGCTGGATTTCATCGTCACCCTCGACCGGCTGGAAGGCTACAAGCAAGCGCTGCAAGAGGCCGGCCTGGCCGTGGACCCGCGGCTGGTGGTGACGACGGATTTCAGCTACGAGCAGGCGTACGAGGCGGCGCGCCGGCTCCTTACGGATTCGTCCTTGGCCGGAGCGCCGGGGAAGGGTGCCGGCGGGGTGAGTGGCCGGCCTACGGCGTTCGTGGCCATCGACGACGGCGTGGCGCTGGGCGTGCTGGCGGCCGCGAAAAGTTTGGGCCTGCGGGTGCCGGAGCAGGTGTCGGTAGTCGGGTTCAACGACTCGCCGGTCTGCCCGCACGTGGCGCCGCCGCTGACGAGCGTGTTCATTCCGGTGTTCGACATGGGCTTCGCCGCGGCGCAAATGCTGTGCGACATACTGGCGGGAAAGCGCGGCAGCCGGGCGGTGTCGCTGGCGACCAGGCTGGTGGTGCGCCAGTCGACGGCGCCTTTGCGCGGCGCGCTGGGAGTGGTTGGAGCGCACTGAATCGACGACGGCGGAAAGGGGGAATGCCGGTCCGGCGAGACGCCGGGCGGGAGGGAGAGTTAAACGGCGGTCAAGTCGGAAGACGGTCGTGTTGTGCATTTTTGGCGACGCCTGAACGGAAAGGGGAGGGCTCGTGGTGAAACGGTTGTTGAGTGTCGTGATGGCGTTGGTCTTGACGTTCGCGGTCGCCGGCTCCGCGCTGGCTTCGACGCCGGGCGAGTTGCTGATTTGGGCCGACGACACGCGGGCGCCGGTCATGGAAGAGCTGGGCAAGCAGTTCGAGGCTGAGTTCGGCATTCCGGTGAAAGTCATGGAGATGGGCCTGGCCGACATTCGCTCGCAGCTGGCCGTGGCTGGTCCTGCGGGCGAGGGGCCCGACATCATCGTCGGTCCTCACGACTGGCTGGGCGAGTTTATCGTCAACGGCTTGCTGGAGCCCATCGATCTGGGCCCGCTGGCGGCTGACTTCGAGCCGGTCACCATCGAGGCGTTCACGTGGGGCGACACGCTGTACGGCGTGCCGGCGGCCTTCGAGGCCATCGGGCTCATCTACAACAAGGCCCTGGTCCCGGAGCCCCCGAAGACGTGGGACGAGCTGCTGGAGATCGCTTACGCCCTGACCGACCGGGAGAAGGGCTACTACGGGTTCCTGATGCAGATGCCTGACCCGTACCACACGTTCCCGCTCATGAGCGCCAACGGCGGCTACGTCTTCGGCACCAACGAAGACGGCACGCTGAACCCGCTGGATGTGGGCCTGAACAACGAGGGCGCCGTCAAGGGCCTGGAAGTGTTCGACCACCTGCTGGAGAGCGGCCTGGTGCCCGTCGGCACGGACTACAACACGATGACGAGCCTGTTCAATCAAGGGCGCGTCGGCATGATGATTAGCGGCCCGTGGGCGCTGGGCGACGCGCAGAAGGCCGGTATCGACTTCGGCTACGCCCGCATCCCGACCATCGACGGCGGCCAGCCGAAGCCGTTCGTCGGCGTGCAGGGCTTCATGGTCAGCGCGTTCAGCCAGAACAAGCTGCTGGCTGACGTGTTCCTGAAGGAGTTCGTCATCCGGACCGACACGTATCTGGCCATGTTCGCCCGCGACCCGCGTCCGCCGGCCTACCTGCCCGCGCTGGAGCAGCTGCAGGACAACCTTATCATCCAGGGCGTGCGGGCGAGCGGCTCCGTGGGCATTCCGATGCCGGCCATTCCCGAAATGGCGTCGGTGTGGACTGCCTGGTCGGACGCCATCGAGCTGGTCATGAACCAGGAGCTGGAGCCGAAGGAGGCGCTGGACATCGCGGTCCAGCAGATTCTCGAGCTCATCCGGTCGTCCCGGTGAGACGCTGAACCGTCGCGGTGAGCCGCGGGCGGCCGCCGCGCCGGTACGGCTCGTCGACGCAGGGCATCGGGGCCTGCCGCGGGCCCCGGTGCCCTGGCTGCGGGCCCTGAAAGGGTGAAGTCCCCGATGCAGCCGCAAGAACATCGCAAGACACCGGCGCGCCTGGCGCTGCGCCTGGCCTTCCCGAGCGGGTGGGGCTGGTACGTTCGGCTGGCGTTGCTGGCCGCTTTGGACGCAGTGATTATTCCGTTCCTCATTCAGCTGCTCCGCGATGGACAGTACGTGTTTTTCGCCTCGGTCGCCGTCGGCGTCTTGCTCATCAACATCGTCTCGCTGGTGGAGCGGGCGTACCCGGCCCGGTACCTGCTGCCCGGCCTGCTGTTCATGGCCGCCATGGTCGTGTACCCGATGCTCTACAACATTTACGTCTCCTTTACCAACTACGGCACGGGCAACATCTTGTCCATGGAGCAGGTCATCCGGCAGCTGGAGGCGCAGACGTACGCGCCGCCCGATGCGCCGCGTTACCGTTACGAGGTGTTTGAGAACGCGCGCGGAGAAATGACGCTGCTGCTGGCCGCACCGGACGGGGAGCTGCTGGTGTCGGTGGGGCAGCAAGTCGTGCCGCTGCGGGACGTCTGGGGCCCTGAGGCCGTCGGTTTGGAGGACGACCCGGATTTCCGGCTGGACGTGGTGGTGGACGATGCGGGGAACATCGTCCAGATCGGTGATGCGCGCCGGCTGGAGCGACGGGACGTCTTGCAGCGCCTCCGGTCCTTGCAGGAGCTGCGGCTCGAGATGGACGGCGTCGTGCTGCAGATGGCCGACGCCAGCACGTTCCGGGAGCTGCGGCCGCGCTACACGTACGTGCGGTCGGAAAACGTGCTCATCGACAACCAGACGGGCGTGGTGTACACGCCTAAAGACGGCTTCTTTACGTCCCCCGACGGTGAGCGGCTGCTTCCGGGCTTTCGTGTCACCGTGGGCTTCGCCAATTACGTGCGGCTGCTGACGAACCCCGCCATTTCAGGGCCGTTCTTCAAGATCTTCACGTGGACGTTCGTCTGGGCCGGCGCCAGCGTGCTGCTGACGTTCACGATGGGGCTGGGGCTGGCGCTCATCTTGAATCATCCCCATATGAAGCTCAAAGGCCTGTACCGGTCGCTGCTGATTATTCCGTACGCGGTCCCGGGCTTTATCGGCGCGCTGGTCTGGCGCGGCCTGTTCAACACCGAGTTCGGGCAGGTCAACCGCATCGTGCAGGCGCTCTTCGACACCACCATCCCGTGGCTGCAGGATCCGTTCTGGGCGAAAGTGGCGGTCCTCATCGTCAACTTGTGGCTCGGCTATCCCTACATGATGATCGTGTCGCTGGGCGCGCTGCAGAGCATTTCCCCGGAGCTGTACGAGGCGGCGTACTGCGACGGCGCCAAGCCGTGGCAGCAGTTCCGGTACATTACGCTGCCGCTTTTGATGACGTCGGTGGCGCCGCTGCTCATTTCGTCCTTTGCGTTCAATTTCAATAACTTCACCGTCATCTACCTGGTCACGCGCGGGCGTCCGCCCATCGCGGGCGCGATTACGCCGGCCGGCGCGACGGACATCCTGATTTCCTACACGTACCGCCTCGCGTTCGAGGGCGGGCGGGGCGCCGACTACGGCCTGGCGGCGGCGGTGTCCATGCTGATCTTCATCATCGTCGGCACCATCACGTGGTTCAACTTCCGCTTCACGCGGGCGCTGGAGGAGGTGGACCACAGTGCATAACCGGCTCACGCTGTGGGGCCACATTTGGCGGCACGCCGTAATCTGGCTGGCGCTGTGCTTCACCTTTTTCCCCATCGTCTGGGTCGTGTCGGCGTCCTTCGACGGAACCAACACGCTGGTGCAGCAGTCCATCATCCCCATCGTGCCGACGCTGGACAACTACCGGATGCTGGTGCGGGAGCCGCGCTACCCGTTCTTCACGTGGATGTGGAACAGCGTCAAGGTGTCAGGTACCAGCGCGGCCATCTCCGTCTTCCTGTGCGCCTTGGCGGCGTACGCCTTTTCCCGCTTCCGCTTCCGGGGACGGCGCACGGGGCTGTTCGCGCTCATCATGGTGCAAATCTTCCCGCAGGTGCTGGCGGTCGTTTCCATCTACCTGCTCTTGCTCAACATCGGCCGCTATGTGCCTTGGCTGGGGCTGAACACGCACGCCGGGCTCATCATGGTTTACCTGGGCGGGGCCATCGGCGTCAACACGTGGTTGATGAAAGGTTACTTCGACACCATCCCGCGAGAGTTGGAGGAGTCGGCGCTGATTGACGGCGCGTCGCGCTTTACGACGTTCACCCGCATCATCTTGCCGCTGGCGCGCCCGATCTTGGTGGTCGTGTTCATCCTGAGCTTCATCGGC from the Bacillota bacterium genome contains:
- a CDS encoding LacI family transcriptional regulator, with the translated sequence MVSIHSIYTCVRPSRARDGKRGPARRVGTFRRADGTFVGNCCHWEDTMEKWRNGATHHLCTRLHKVGVAAVYPTIKDVAKRAGVSPSTVSRVIADHPRISRATKERVRAAMRELNYQPNAAARSLVRRRTQTIGVALSRSTEAALANPFFPEVLRGIGAAARLARYSLTLTTATSYDEERQQCMELLTQRRVDGLIVLASHTDDPLIDWLDERGHPFVVLGRVPGRDVPHVNNDNVAAAREATQHLLELGHRRIAFVGGPLDFIVTLDRLEGYKQALQEAGLAVDPRLVVTTDFSYEQAYEAARRLLTDSSLAGAPGKGAGGVSGRPTAFVAIDDGVALGVLAAAKSLGLRVPEQVSVVGFNDSPVCPHVAPPLTSVFIPVFDMGFAAAQMLCDILAGKRGSRAVSLATRLVVRQSTAPLRGALGVVGAH
- a CDS encoding maltose ABC transporter permease MalF — its product is MQPQEHRKTPARLALRLAFPSGWGWYVRLALLAALDAVIIPFLIQLLRDGQYVFFASVAVGVLLINIVSLVERAYPARYLLPGLLFMAAMVVYPMLYNIYVSFTNYGTGNILSMEQVIRQLEAQTYAPPDAPRYRYEVFENARGEMTLLLAAPDGELLVSVGQQVVPLRDVWGPEAVGLEDDPDFRLDVVVDDAGNIVQIGDARRLERRDVLQRLRSLQELRLEMDGVVLQMADASTFRELRPRYTYVRSENVLIDNQTGVVYTPKDGFFTSPDGERLLPGFRVTVGFANYVRLLTNPAISGPFFKIFTWTFVWAGASVLLTFTMGLGLALILNHPHMKLKGLYRSLLIIPYAVPGFIGALVWRGLFNTEFGQVNRIVQALFDTTIPWLQDPFWAKVAVLIVNLWLGYPYMMIVSLGALQSISPELYEAAYCDGAKPWQQFRYITLPLLMTSVAPLLISSFAFNFNNFTVIYLVTRGRPPIAGAITPAGATDILISYTYRLAFEGGRGADYGLAAAVSMLIFIIVGTITWFNFRFTRALEEVDHSA
- a CDS encoding maltose ABC transporter permease MalG; translation: MWGHIWRHAVIWLALCFTFFPIVWVVSASFDGTNTLVQQSIIPIVPTLDNYRMLVREPRYPFFTWMWNSVKVSGTSAAISVFLCALAAYAFSRFRFRGRRTGLFALIMVQIFPQVLAVVSIYLLLLNIGRYVPWLGLNTHAGLIMVYLGGAIGVNTWLMKGYFDTIPRELEESALIDGASRFTTFTRIILPLARPILVVVFILSFIGTYSDFILARVLLQTNDKLTLAVGMNLFIGDQYAQRWGIFSAGALIASIPIVVIFLLLQKQLISGLTQGSVKG
- a CDS encoding maltose ABC transporter substrate-binding protein, with translation MVKRLLSVVMALVLTFAVAGSALASTPGELLIWADDTRAPVMEELGKQFEAEFGIPVKVMEMGLADIRSQLAVAGPAGEGPDIIVGPHDWLGEFIVNGLLEPIDLGPLAADFEPVTIEAFTWGDTLYGVPAAFEAIGLIYNKALVPEPPKTWDELLEIAYALTDREKGYYGFLMQMPDPYHTFPLMSANGGYVFGTNEDGTLNPLDVGLNNEGAVKGLEVFDHLLESGLVPVGTDYNTMTSLFNQGRVGMMISGPWALGDAQKAGIDFGYARIPTIDGGQPKPFVGVQGFMVSAFSQNKLLADVFLKEFVIRTDTYLAMFARDPRPPAYLPALEQLQDNLIIQGVRASGSVGIPMPAIPEMASVWTAWSDAIELVMNQELEPKEALDIAVQQILELIRSSR